The genomic stretch AGGGGCCCTGCTAGAGATTTGGGGCCCCATGAAAGTATATTGCATTGGGTCCCTAACAACGTTTTTAGGGCGCCCGCCAAGGATCCAATACACAGAGATACAGTGAGATATATAATTAAAAGGAGTGTTAATTGCAGACCACATAAATTTTATGAGTGTAATCAAAAGAGGCACTCAGTAAAATCTgctggctgggggggagggggtccacCTTGGTAAATTTGGTAATGGGCCCCCTTCCATGataccccccccacctcctctgctACTGACCTGCACCCTATGCCAGGtagcaaagggcacaaggctggaatacaccctggatgggatacacatacatacatacagacagatatatatatatatatattagtgctgtcaaacgattaaaatttttaatctgattaatcacagggttgctgtggattaatttcgattaatcacgattaaatatcattcatttttaatctatattaatcacatttaattttgcatgagcaaacacactcaagaaaaaaaggaatatatatgcacttaacatgtttattgaacatcttgaacatgagtcggatgcattccatctgccacagaagtgcaataccatgtacccatatcaaaaagcaagattttttgcttagccggacaacttgtcggatttaaggtacctcagtttaaatggtctttatcttcgttcgcttacaattagcacgaactaccgtaaatccgacaaataatccaactaaccatgaagtccaattctagcctggttaattgccattgttagcaatatcagttgataacacattacatgcggtgctttacatataaaactccgtagcaatacatccacagataagttggacggtatagcgtgtgcgaccgatttaatgagccacaaatgttgaaagtagtgcttaaacagtataaaactaaaactttcccttctgttgataaagggcgcagccatctaggattctgaactcgggatcctctgtgctgctccgaaatatttctcggatctccgagaaactggagcgcatgtcgtcacttccggcttcaaaactccggaatccgactcggaatacgagttccgagggcaaatggaacgcactaaaactgcccgaaatgggttaacagagacatttcagggatttttaatcattctgtgctgcacatgggttaattgcgttaaaaattttttatcagattaatcatgatgatggattaatccgcgttaacgcgttaattttgacagccctaatatatatatatatatatatatatgcattccAGGCTGCTTGACTTTTGACCttccctgtgctgcttggcataGTTTCCAGTCCCCCACCATACTCACCAGCAGGGGCATAGAAACCGAGGTCAATGGGAGGGTAGACATTCCAcccacaccgcccccccccccccaattttttATTTGGTGTTATTCACcccgcaccccacccccccaaaaaaacagccctttgtatttaaatttaaaagttGTGGATGGATAAACAGATGGATTGGTTGGTGGATGGATAGTACAATTAGCAATTCTATACTGTACAATCATACTCAAACGTTCTCCATGCTTTAAGCCAGGGATGTCCAATACGTCGATCGCAAAGGCAATCTTGGTAGATCGCATGCCATAAAAAtatagaggatggatgatgcgttcaaccgcgccagccGCTGCAAAACTCcagtcgcctagttagcctccaatttatttctactaaacttaagaaagtatataagtatataacAATAAAGTTTTTATATGCTTTTCAAATTCAGCAAAAAATGCTATGTTTAGGTATTAAATGTAATTCTTATGTGCATTAAGAGATTGACATTAATTAAGATATACATGGCTTTATTTAAATTCTCCAATAATTTAGGTTAGCATCACAACACATATGACAACATCATCACAACAACTACACATATGACTCCACATGACAACAATCACTCCTGTTAGCTGTTTTCATGAGTGGAAATAAGGAGGAACAGGCCTGCATGGCCCATTGCAATGTGCAGCATTTATTACAGTGGGGTCAGGATTTCAGAACCTGAACAGCTCCAGCATGCGCACATGTGCAAGTTTAAACAGACAACCAGCAAACAAACTAACAAATCATTACCAGGGTTGAGAAATCACATTGGTCAGCTATTTATATATTGTGATCAATGGTTTAATTGGGATTTGTCCTATCATTGAAAGAGCTGATAAAGGGAGCCCATTGTTAAGTATGTCACCAAAAAACAGTAACTACCAGCAAGACTAACAGAGAAAAAGCAAACTGCACCAATAATCAGACTTGCAAACTCCATTTGAAGGAAACAATTTTATCAAAATACATTGCAAAGCCAAGCACTACTTTCAGGACTGCAATTAAAGTAAAATCATCATTTCAAGCACTTGTTCAAAATTCACATCCTGCTCTATATTAACCAGAAAAAGACACGCGTGCAGCCCCCACTCTGAAATACGTCttacgtcttttttttttaaatactgaaaacatttaaaagattttaaaaacatttaaaagattttttaatccattaaaagattttaaaaacagaattaaattatttcattgAAGAAGCATTTTAATAGGTTTATATTAATAATGTTTTACACAGATGATAGCCTACTTCAAAAgataagatttatttcattataaaatagTTCAACAACTATACCTCATTAACATATGCATCATCAGGTGTCCTGTCCTGAATAGCTTCATCAAGACTCTTCTTTAGGGTTTGGTCCGCAAGGTGAGCATTTTCATTGTAAGATGTAACGAATTTGAAGTCGCTGGTGCGCGAGCCCGTCGTTAAGTACGTGTCGTAATTGTAAGAACTGCGCAGAGTTCCTGTTCCATCCACTTCTGCATAATTCGGAGGGAAATAAGCGCTGGGAATGGCGACCGCGCCATCAAGCAACAGTCTAGGCTTCCCCCTGCGGCATAACTTTAAAGTCACGATAAGAATAATGAATGAGATGAAAAAAATGGAAACGGAAACTAGTGCGATAAGTAGATATGATGTTAATTTAGAATCACTGCCCTCATAAGGCATGTCCTTTAGTTCCGGAAGCTCGGCCAAGTTGTCAGAAATAAGCAAATACACAGAACATGTACTTGAAAGAGAGGGCTGTCCGTTATCCTTCACTAAAACAATGAGGTTTTGCTTTATGCTGTCAGTTTCAGCAATATCTCGCCTCAGCTTGATCTCGCCGCTGTGGAGACCAATAGTGAAAAGTTCGGGATCAGTCGACTTAACAATTTGATAAGAGAGCCACGCATTCTGCCCAGAGTCAGCATCCACAGCGATCACCTTGGAAATTAGGGAGCCCGCATGAGCCGCTTTAGGGACCATCTCAGTCATGAAGGAGCTCCCTGATGGATCAGGGTATAGTATCTGTGGAGTGTTGTCATTCTGATCTGTTATGAAGATGGTTACCGTGACGTTACTGTTAAGCGGAGGAGAACCGTTGTCTCTGGCAATAACATGGGCTTTGAAACTTCTAAACTGCTCATAATCAAATGATTTTGCAGCATGAATCTCCCCTGTGTCTCCATTAATGGTTATAAAGGATGAAACGGGAAGACCATTAACCACACTGGGCATCAGAGAGTAGACTACTGTGCCATTTTGTCTCCAGTCTGGGTCTTTCGCCGTAACAGAACAAAAGGAGAAGCCGGGTTTATTGTTTTCACTGAGGTAAGCGGTGTACGATTGTTCAATAAATACAGGTGCATTATCATTCACGTCCGATACGGATAACATTAGAGCTTTATAAGACGATAAAGGAGGAGAGCCCTCGTCGGTCGCAGTGATCGTAATATTGTAATCCGACACCAACTCACGGTCTAGTTCACTTGTAGTTACTAGTGAATAATAGTTCTTTATAAAGGGAACTAATTTGAATGGAACATTTTCTATAATTGAACAGCGGACCTGTCGATTTTTCCCGGAATCTTTGTCCTGCACATTAATAATGCCCATCTCTGTACCGGGTATAACGTTTTCAGGGATTGGGCTATTAAGAGATTTAAGAAAAATCTCTGGGGCATTGTCATTTACATCTTCGACCTCTATTACTACTTTTGCTTGAGATGCGAGTCCGGCTCCGTCTTTCCCCTCAACGCGAAGTTCATATTCGGACTCCTCTTCGAAGTCAATTTGCCCGATTACAGTGATCTCACCCGTTTGGTGATTAAGGCTAAACAATTTAATAGCCTCGTCGGATATTCGGCTAAATTCATATGTCACCTCGCCATTGGCTCCCTCATCCGCATCGTCGGCACTGACTGTCACCACTACAGTGTTTAAGGGAGAATTTTCAGGCAGACTGACTTTATAGACAGCCTGGCTGAACACAGGAACATTATCATTAGCATCGAGAACAGTGACCTGTATAACAACACTACCTGATCTCTTTGGATTACCCCCATCAACGGCGGTAAGTGCTAATGTTATTTCCCCTTGTTGTTCACGATCCAGCTCTTTTTGCAATACAATCTCACCATACTTGCCACCGTCTGAATTTGTGTGAACAGACAAGCTGAAATGGTCATTACTTTGCAGCGTGTAAGTCTGAACCGCGTTTTGTCCGATATCCGCGTCGTTAGCCTCATTTACGGGAAAGCGAGCTCCTTTAACTGCTGACTCTCTTATTTCTAGCCGGATCGCATCTTTCGGAAAACGAGGTGCGTTATCATTAATATCTTGGATTTGTATGAGAACACTGTGAACCTCTAATGGATTTTCCAATATAAGCTCGTACTTCAAATAGCATACGGCCTTCTGTCCGCAAAGCTGTTCTCTGTCTATTCTCTCAGCTATAACCAAATCTCCAGTGTGCAAATTCAAATCACAATAACGTCTGCCACTACCGTCAACATCTAAACGGGCATTCCGATCCGAAAGTCTTGGAACATCCAAACGTAGATCCTTTGCTATATTCCCAAAGACAGATCCGTGTTTCATCTCCTCGGCAATGGAATAGCTGAAATCTCCGTTAGCCCTGTGCAATACGAAAATGAGCACAATCAAATTGTATATCAGTCTAATAACGGAGTAACCGTCATATTCCATTGTTATAACTTTcgggtattttttttataatccaAATGGTCGTTCCTAATTTCGCCGAGGTACAAAGAGGCACAGAGCAGTCAAGAAAACTCCCCCTTCACTCAGTTTTAACGACACGTAACTGTGGGTGGGAATATAGACCTCGCGTTGCCATCTTGTTGAACAGCGACGCAGTGAGTTTCATTTAAAGAACTGCAGCGTCATGATACATTGTTTCATAAAGCTTCCGAATATCATCAAAGACGTTTTGACACAATTTGCGAAAACGGTTACGGTGCCTATATTAAGTGCGCATATGCACttaaacatgtttataatttttaAAGCTCTTCCTTTCATTTTGGTGCACTTTTTTAGCTTCTGTGATATCAACACACTTaagatattttttcttttctttttgtttttaaacaagACAACACCCACTCATTGATCTTGGTGTGTGGTGGGGCCTGAAGCCCACCTCAGCCAGCACAGTGCACAAGGCgggggcacaccctggatggaatgtGCAACATGGGGAGGGAATGCgcaacctgcacactcatagaGCAAGGATGGGACTGGAAGCCCCAACCCTGCAGGTGGAGGGAACTGACATGGCACCCTGCAAAATTTCAGGAAACATTAGACATATAAAACTTAATCACATGACCCTTGCAAGACAATATCCATCAGTCCTctctttaatgtttttaattcaaTCAATACCTTTCGACAAAATACCTAAATGTATGATGGCACTAAAGCAGAGCCTTTGCTGACATATAAATGAATAGGTGTTCTACTCTATGTCATCTGCTACAGGATTTTTTGCCCCTTTTGTTATTATAATCCATCAattttccaaactgcttatcctttttgggtcacggggggtccagagcctattccagatgctacgggcacgaggcagggaacagcccaggaaggggggccagcccatcgcagggcacactcacacaccattcactcacacaatttcagttactccaattagcctcagcatgtctttggactgtgaggggaaaccggagtacccggaggaaaccccacgacgacacggggagaacatgcaaactccacacacatgtgacccaccATACCACTCctgttattataataattataattattaataataatgaataactgtaataatgataataatggtgatgtttattattataatgaataataatgataataatgattattattattattaataataataataataataataataataataaaggtcCAGTTGACTTGAAATGACACCTTGTGATTCCTTCCTCTCCCTACTGCCAGCAAAGTCACTTTTAATACAATATGCAGCTACATATCTGTTCAAAGCAGACTACTTTAATCTTAGAAAAACTAAACTTAACTGTTAGGGTGACGATACACAGGGAAACTTTTTCAACAATGTTGCTTGGGCACATTCCCATTGATACTGGGCAACAAATTTCTATTTGAAAAACTTTGATCGGCAATGGGCAACTTTTCACAGTCATCCAGATGTAGGTAAATTACCCATTGTCTAACCTGGTTGGTAATTGCCcggcaacattgctcaaaaacTTGCCCGGCATATTATCACCTCAAGGCATCTTATTCTCCCTTTATGATGAAGCTTCATATGTTTTCCAGTTACCACCTGTTGCTGCTTTGAATGATATCCCTCTTACTGCACTGCTATTTTGTGGAGGATGCTCTGGTTTacaattccatccatccacccattttctgaaaacacttatcctgttcagggtcatcGGGGGGGTGGAGCCTATCCAGGAGGCTACAgacagggaacaatccaggatggggcaccaacccatcacagggcacactaacacaccattcactctctgtcacacacagtTTGGCAACTCCAGATTTTGAACCGAGTACGCAGAGGAAACGCAGCAACgtcacagagagaacatgcaaactccacacgcatggaATCCTGGCAGAGACACAAACCCAGGTCTCAGAGGTGGGAGGCAACAAGGTTATCTATTACACCACCATCTCACCCCAAGAATTTAAGATTCTAAATGACAAATTTACCTGCGTTTCAAGGGCCAATTCATAGTCAACTAACATCACCCTTTATTTCACATCTGACAAGCAATTTCCATGCCCTTATTCCATAGTTATTTTAGAAACCCCTTGATTGTGTGCTACTTTTGCATTCATCACCCCTCCATGGAAGCTTTCTGAGACAAATGTATTTCACCTGCAATcacattaattattattaattatacatATGATTAATACAGACAGTTTGTCGCACCTGAGCTTATTTTGGAGGGGTTACAATAAAGGGTATAGCAAGTACTATACATACTTTTATTATAATCTGTTTTAGaaaaagtttttattgttttttttccttttgtataTAGTTGTTATATATCTTTGACGTACTGATCATGTTTTCAGTGAAAAACCTTTGAATGCAAATATCACATGTTTGCATAACAAAATAAGTCAAAGATGAAAAGAAATCCCTATGAAATGCTCATCCAATTCAGAAATATTGTAAATAGTTAATAAGAATCAATCCCAAAAAGCCTCTCCTGCACCTCAACCTTGATCTAATGTTGATGATCATCTGTGTGTTTATATGGCATAAATATCGCTGAGGCATGATTTCTCCCATTTCCCCATATGCATCCTTTTTAGGGTTATACGATCATATCCCACCTGGATCTTAAACTGGGAATTACGATAGTGTATGTACATTTACTTCAGCACCAAGCAACCTTACACAATAACCATTAATACTAACTTTATGAGTCCAGGAATGTTtgataatgcccccccccacaaatgtTCCATCTGAAATCTGTCATATCCATTAAGGTGAAAACTACATTTGAGATATAGCTTCCAACCATGTACCCACTAAGAGTCATGAACAGCTGAGatacagggaagaaaaaaaaaacattttgcacCCTTGCTGCATTGTTAATATCAGGATGTCTCTGTTTATTCAAAAAGAAAGTAAACAGATTGCTTCTATAGAGACCAGCCAAGCAACACTAAATATCagcaagaataaaaaaaaatgaaaaacggCACAAACACTGTAACTTGCAAGCTCATTTTGTTGGAAACATTCTTCTAAAAATTTTAACCATCACATTGTAAAGTGAAGCTCAGTTTTACTGCtaataaaaaaatcttcaaattcAAACACTTGTTCAAAAATCAAATCTTGTCCTAGGAACCTGacaaatgtttatttaatttaacctCACAGGTGCTTTTTCCTCATTTTGAAATTGAAAACAATTAGGCttatacaaaaaagaaaacataaataTTCTCTTAAAACgtgcaaaatgaaaaaaaaaactaaataagtgaTTTCCATGATGAAGGATCTTCGCCGCTTAATACGTAATGCcactttattatattatatataaatatatattatatttatgctAATAATATAGTTGAACAGCAGACTTTACCTCATTAATCCCATGATTTCCTTCAGGCGTCCTGTCCTGAATAGCTTCATTAAAACTCTTCTTTAGAGTTTGGTCGGAAAGTTGAGAATTATCATTGTAAGATGTTACAAATTTAAAGTCACTGGTGCGCGAGCCTGTTGTTAAGTACGTGTCATAATTGTAGGAACTGCGCAGAGTTCCTGCTCCATCCACTTCTGCATAGTTGGGAGGGAAATATGCACTGGGGATGGCAACTGCGCCGTCAAACATCAGTCTTGGTTTCTTTCTGCAGCAAAACTTTAAGGCCATGATGAGAATAATGAAAGCGATGAAAACGGCAGAAACGGAGACCAGTGCGATAATCAAATATGAAGTTAGTTTGGAATTGCTATCCTCGTAAGACATATCCTTCAGTTCTGGAAGCTCAGCTAAGTTGTCTGAAATAAGCAAATGAAGGGAACAGGTAGTTGAAAGTGAGGGCTGTCCATTATCTTTTACTAGAACAATAAGGTTCTGTCTCATACTATCCGATTCGGCAATGTCCCGCTGCGCCCTGATCTCCCCACTATGGAAACCAATAGTAAAAAGTCCGGGATCAGTCGACTTAATAATCTGATAGGAGAGCCACGCATTCTGCCCAGAGTCAGCATCCACAGCGATCACCttggaaaccagagaacccgcGTGAGCCGTTTTCGGGACCATCTCAGTCATGAAGGAGCTTCCTGATGGATCAGGGTATAGTATCTGTGGAGAGTTATCATTCTGATCTGTGATGAAGATGGTTACCGTGACGTTACTGCTGAGCGGAGGCGAACCATTGTCTCTGGCAATAATATGGGCTTTAAAACTTCTGAACTGCTCATAATCAAATGATTTTGCAGCATGAATCACCCCCGTGTCTGC from Paramormyrops kingsleyae isolate MSU_618 chromosome 10, PKINGS_0.4, whole genome shotgun sequence encodes the following:
- the LOC111859848 gene encoding protocadherin gamma-A2-like isoform X19, translated to MEYDGYSVIRLIYNLIVLIFVLHRANGDFSYSIAEEMKHGSVFGNIAKDLRLDVPRLSDRNARLDVDGSGRRYCDLNLHTGDLVIAERIDREQLCGQKAVCYLKYELILENPLEVHSVLIQIQDINDNAPRFPKDAIRLEIRESAVKGARFPVNEANDADIGQNAVQTYTLQSNDHFSLSVHTNSDGGKYGEIVLQKELDREQQGEITLALTAVDGGNPKRSGSVVIQVTVLDANDNVPVFSQAVYKVSLPENSPLNTVVVTVSADDADEGANGEVTYEFSRISDEAIKLFSLNHQTGEITVIGQIDFEEESEYELRVEGKDGAGLASQAKVVIEVEDVNDNAPEIFLKSLNSPIPENVIPGTEMGIINVQDKDSGKNRQVRCSIIENVPFKLVPFIKNYYSLVTTSELDRELVSDYNITITATDEGSPPLSSYKALMLSVSDVNDNAPVFIEQSYTAYLSENNKPGFSFCSVTAKDPDWRQNGTVVYSLMPSVVNGLPVSSFITINGDTGEIHAAKSFDYEQFRSFKAHVIARDNGSPPLNSNVTVTIFITDQNDNTPQILYPDPSGSSFMTEMVPKAAHAGSLISKVIAVDADSGQNAWLSYQIVKSTDPELFTIGLHSGEIKLRRDIAETDSIKQNLIVLVKDNGQPSLSSTCSVYLLISDNLAELPELKDMPYEGSDSKLTSYLLIALVSVSIFFISFIILIVTLKLCRRGKPRLLLDGAVAIPSAYFPPNYAEVDGTGTLRSSYNYDTYLTTGSRTSDFKFVTSYNENAHLADQTLKKSLDEAIQDRTPDDAYVNEQKPPNTDWRFSQNQRPGPSGCSKLESAELRWTSNKRTRAGVPPEGAVGTGPWPNPPTEAEQLQALMAAANEVSEATATLGPGTMGLSTRYSPQFTLQHVPDYRQNVYIPGSTATLTANPQQQALPPPQAQAPPPTQAEAPKAAQTPASKKKSAKKEKK
- the LOC111859848 gene encoding protocadherin gamma-A2-like isoform X41; the encoded protein is MEYDGYSVIRLIYNLIVLIFVLHRANGDFSYSIAEEMKHGSVFGNIAKDLRLDVPRLSDRNARLDVDGSGRRYCDLNLHTGDLVIAERIDREQLCGQKAVCYLKYELILENPLEVHSVLIQIQDINDNAPRFPKDAIRLEIRESAVKGARFPVNEANDADIGQNAVQTYTLQSNDHFSLSVHTNSDGGKYGEIVLQKELDREQQGEITLALTAVDGGNPKRSGSVVIQVTVLDANDNVPVFSQAVYKVSLPENSPLNTVVVTVSADDADEGANGEVTYEFSRISDEAIKLFSLNHQTGEITVIGQIDFEEESEYELRVEGKDGAGLASQAKVVIEVEDVNDNAPEIFLKSLNSPIPENVIPGTEMGIINVQDKDSGKNRQVRCSIIENVPFKLVPFIKNYYSLVTTSELDRELVSDYNITITATDEGSPPLSSYKALMLSVSDVNDNAPVFIEQSYTAYLSENNKPGFSFCSVTAKDPDWRQNGTVVYSLMPSVVNGLPVSSFITINGDTGEIHAAKSFDYEQFRSFKAHVIARDNGSPPLNSNVTVTIFITDQNDNTPQILYPDPSGSSFMTEMVPKAAHAGSLISKVIAVDADSGQNAWLSYQIVKSTDPELFTIGLHSGEIKLRRDIAETDSIKQNLIVLVKDNGQPSLSSTCSVYLLISDNLAELPELKDMPYEGSDSKLTSYLLIALVSVSIFFISFIILIVTLKLCRRGKPRLLLDGAVAIPSAYFPPNYAEVDGTGTLRSSYNYDTYLTTGSRTSDFKFVTSYNENAHLADQTLKKSLDEAIQDRTPDDAYVNEQKPPNTDWRFSQNQRPGPSGAGVPPEGAVGTGPWPNPPTEAEQLQALMAAANEVSEATATLGPGTMGLSTRYSPQFTLQHVPDYRQNVYIPGSTATLTANPQQQALPPPQAQAPPPTQAEAPKAAQTPASKKKSAKKEKK